The Corynebacterium pseudopelargi genome contains a region encoding:
- the putP gene encoding sodium/proline symporter PutP, translated as MTDTTWFIIAIIIYMGVMLAIGYWSFQNTDEYDDYVLAGRGLNPFVAALSAGASDMSGWLLMGLPGALFVSGMSELWIAIGLLIGCWANWRWVAPRLRSYSEVAGDSITLPSFFENRLADKSRVLRVVSSLIIIVFFTFYVSSGMVSGGRYFESTFGSGYLDGMLIVAGITVAYTFIGGFLAVSYTDAVQGTIMFLSLVIVPVMALLSLDDPSSIWTWATTHDYGPYTGGTGNPDYFSMFSGVSAAAIIGNLAWGLGYFGQPHIIVRFMALRSPSDARQGRYIGMTWMLLSIVGATFVAIIGTAYFGQNPNVAVVDRNAFETIFLDMGRVLFHPLIAGLILTAVLAAIMSTISSQLLVTSTSLIEDLFKIFRKNEPSQRLMIYLSRTAVVAVAIVAGVLAINPSASILELVGFAWAGFGSAFGPLVLLMLYWRRLSTTGAIVGMTTGAVVSFVWGMSSLSNSLYEMVPGFISGLVVTVVVSLLSKQPAPAVLQEFDDAVRLSKVSAANPDLDITQANNLQQAGKL; from the coding sequence ATGACGGATACCACCTGGTTTATCATCGCCATCATCATCTATATGGGCGTCATGCTCGCCATCGGGTATTGGAGTTTCCAAAACACCGATGAATATGACGATTATGTACTTGCCGGCCGTGGCCTCAACCCCTTTGTAGCAGCGCTTTCTGCCGGCGCATCGGATATGTCTGGCTGGTTGCTCATGGGCTTACCGGGCGCGCTATTTGTGTCAGGTATGTCGGAACTTTGGATCGCCATCGGCCTGCTCATCGGTTGTTGGGCCAACTGGCGCTGGGTGGCTCCGCGCCTTCGCTCCTATTCGGAGGTCGCCGGCGATTCGATCACCCTGCCCTCCTTCTTTGAAAACCGCCTGGCCGATAAGTCCCGCGTGCTGCGCGTGGTGAGCTCGCTGATCATCATCGTGTTCTTCACCTTCTATGTCTCCTCCGGCATGGTTTCTGGCGGACGCTATTTCGAGTCCACCTTTGGCTCCGGCTACCTCGACGGCATGCTGATCGTTGCTGGCATCACCGTGGCCTATACCTTCATTGGTGGCTTCCTTGCGGTGAGTTATACCGATGCCGTGCAGGGCACCATCATGTTCTTGTCCTTGGTAATCGTGCCGGTGATGGCGCTATTGAGCCTGGATGATCCCTCGTCTATCTGGACGTGGGCTACCACGCACGATTACGGCCCTTATACCGGCGGCACTGGCAACCCTGATTACTTCTCCATGTTCAGTGGTGTGTCTGCCGCGGCCATCATTGGCAACCTCGCCTGGGGCTTGGGCTATTTTGGCCAGCCCCACATCATCGTGCGCTTTATGGCACTTCGCTCTCCTTCTGATGCCCGCCAGGGCCGCTACATCGGCATGACCTGGATGCTGCTTTCGATTGTGGGAGCTACCTTCGTGGCCATCATCGGCACCGCGTACTTTGGCCAAAACCCGAATGTTGCGGTGGTAGATCGCAATGCCTTCGAGACGATCTTCCTTGATATGGGCCGCGTGCTCTTCCACCCACTGATTGCCGGCTTGATCCTTACCGCAGTGCTTGCGGCGATTATGTCGACAATCTCTTCGCAGCTTCTGGTCACATCGACGTCGCTGATTGAGGATTTGTTTAAGATCTTCCGCAAAAACGAGCCTTCGCAAAGGCTGATGATTTACCTCTCGCGTACCGCCGTGGTAGCTGTTGCGATTGTCGCCGGGGTGCTTGCCATTAACCCTTCAGCCTCGATTCTTGAGCTCGTGGGCTTTGCCTGGGCAGGTTTTGGTTCTGCCTTTGGCCCACTGGTGCTGCTCATGCTGTACTGGCGCCGCCTCAGCACCACCGGCGCCATCGTTGGTATGACTACCGGTGCTGTCGTGTCGTTCGTGTGGGGCATGTCCAGTTTGAGCAATAGCTTGTACGAGATGGTGCCAGGCTTTATCAGCGGCCTGGTGGTCACGGTCGTTGTCTCGCTTTTAAGCAAGCAGCCTGCGCCAGCAGTGCTCCAGGAGTTCGACGATGCTGTCCGGCTTTCCAAGGTATCGGCCGCGAATCCGGATCTGGATATCACGCAAGCCAATAACCTCCAGCAGGCCGGCAAGCTCTAA
- a CDS encoding HNH endonuclease family protein, producing the protein MRRAFLLLLVPTVLLAGLSLPPLERLDPAINQIPQVAMRTKVQGYQREQFGHGWARAPKASCDTRQRLLAEQLFDVHQDPSCALRSGWGEDPYSGRRIGVGFEGVEAIELDHVFPLAAAWDLGAATWSQQQRENFANDPLNLVIASRHANQEKSDALPASWLPPKRRARCWYVNRLAAVAARYGLALPRADVAVMRRQCLLR; encoded by the coding sequence GTGAGACGCGCCTTTTTGTTGCTCCTTGTCCCTACTGTGCTGCTCGCCGGGTTAAGCCTTCCTCCCCTCGAGCGCCTCGATCCTGCTATTAATCAGATCCCCCAGGTAGCGATGCGCACGAAGGTGCAGGGCTATCAGCGTGAGCAATTCGGCCACGGTTGGGCCAGGGCGCCGAAGGCCTCATGTGACACTCGCCAGCGCCTCTTGGCCGAGCAGCTTTTCGACGTCCACCAAGACCCATCGTGTGCGCTTCGCAGCGGATGGGGCGAGGATCCCTATTCCGGCAGGCGCATTGGTGTGGGGTTTGAAGGTGTAGAAGCGATCGAACTCGACCACGTGTTTCCTTTGGCCGCTGCCTGGGATCTTGGTGCTGCCACCTGGTCACAGCAGCAGCGCGAGAACTTTGCCAATGATCCACTGAATCTCGTCATCGCAAGTAGGCACGCGAATCAAGAAAAATCGGATGCACTACCGGCTTCGTGGTTGCCGCCAAAGCGTCGTGCTCGGTGCTGGTACGTCAATCGACTGGCCGCGGTTGCTGCGCGCTACGGGCTCGCACTGCCTCGGGCAGATGTGGCGGTGATGCGAAGACAGTGCCTTCTGCGTTAG
- a CDS encoding DUF2269 domain-containing protein encodes MSSLLVILHVLAAVLFLGPVTVAVSMFGPRALAASRGDEHAKGSVKTLHRITSVYGILSLFVPMIGIALMFTGDYWSEGRFHASILLSLIAWAVLFFLILPRQTNMAGALGALSLDEQAEKTYSVNNWEKAKSQSAMFGGIFSALWVVVFILMML; translated from the coding sequence TTGAGCTCTCTCCTCGTCATTTTGCACGTGCTCGCCGCCGTGCTCTTCCTCGGTCCTGTGACTGTGGCTGTGTCCATGTTTGGCCCTCGTGCCCTTGCTGCTTCTCGCGGCGATGAGCACGCTAAGGGTTCGGTGAAGACCCTGCATCGCATCACCAGCGTCTATGGCATCCTCTCGCTGTTTGTGCCCATGATTGGTATTGCCCTGATGTTCACCGGCGATTACTGGTCCGAGGGTCGTTTCCACGCCTCGATCTTGCTTTCCTTGATCGCTTGGGCTGTGCTGTTCTTCCTGATCCTGCCGCGCCAAACCAATATGGCTGGCGCCTTGGGCGCGCTTTCTCTTGATGAGCAGGCAGAAAAGACCTATAGCGTGAACAACTGGGAAAAGGCGAAAAGCCAAAGCGCCATGTTCGGTGGCATCTTCAGCGCTCTCTGGGTGGTTGTCTTCATCTTGATGATGCTCTAA
- a CDS encoding DEAD/DEAH box helicase: MSITDNATGGENVPEENFVSESQDQSQGNAIQDVDGDKGANTSENNDSAAADNEKAAGAEREQEGKKEAGFENLGLPKAVLKAVQKVGFEVPSAIQAQTIPLLMEGNDVMGLAQTGTGKTAAFALPILSRIDAKKRHPQALVLAPTRELALQVADSFQSFADHLGDIHVLPIYGGQAYGIQLSGLRRGAQIIVGTPGRVIDHLEKGSLDISELKYLVLDEADEMLNMGFQEDVERILADTPEDKQVALFSATMPNGIRRLSKQYMHDPREIQVKSETRTNTNITQRYLSVAHRNKLDALTRILEVTEFEAMIMFVRTKHETEELAEKLRARGFSAAAINGDIAQAQRERTVDQLKDGRLDILVATDVAARGLDVERITHVFNYDIPNDTESYVHRIGRTGRAGRSGEAILFVTPRERRMLRSIERATNAPLTEMDLPTVDEVNDSRKSKFADSITESLEDAQVAVFRGLIKQYAEEHDVPLEDIAAALATQARAGDEFLMKEAPPERRRDRRERDFDRGDRRERRGRDFDRGDRRDRGDRGSRFERSQDMQLYRLAVGKRQHVRPGSIVGALANEGGLSNKDFGRISIFADHTLVELPKDMSRDVLDNLRDTRISGQLINIERDNGRPPREHRGGFRGDRDDRRGGGRGGYRGNRGDRDDRRGGRGRWRD; this comes from the coding sequence ATGAGCATTACCGATAACGCCACCGGCGGCGAGAACGTGCCGGAAGAGAATTTTGTGTCGGAATCTCAGGATCAATCGCAAGGAAACGCCATCCAAGATGTTGATGGCGACAAGGGCGCGAATACTTCTGAGAACAACGACTCCGCTGCAGCGGACAATGAGAAAGCCGCTGGAGCGGAACGTGAACAAGAGGGTAAGAAGGAAGCCGGGTTTGAAAACCTGGGCTTGCCAAAGGCCGTATTAAAGGCCGTGCAAAAGGTTGGCTTTGAGGTTCCCTCAGCCATCCAGGCACAGACCATCCCGTTGCTGATGGAAGGCAACGATGTGATGGGTCTTGCGCAAACCGGTACAGGTAAAACTGCCGCGTTTGCCCTGCCGATTCTTTCGCGCATCGACGCGAAAAAGCGCCACCCCCAGGCGCTGGTGCTGGCACCAACCCGTGAATTGGCACTCCAGGTTGCCGATTCCTTCCAAAGCTTTGCCGATCACCTCGGCGATATCCACGTCCTGCCCATTTATGGTGGCCAGGCCTATGGCATTCAGCTTTCTGGGCTTCGCCGCGGTGCGCAGATCATCGTGGGTACTCCTGGTCGTGTCATCGACCACCTGGAAAAGGGCTCGCTGGATATCTCCGAGCTGAAGTACCTCGTCTTGGACGAGGCAGACGAGATGCTCAACATGGGCTTCCAGGAAGACGTGGAGCGCATCCTCGCCGATACTCCTGAAGACAAGCAGGTGGCGCTGTTTTCTGCCACCATGCCCAACGGTATTCGCCGTTTGAGCAAGCAGTACATGCATGACCCGCGTGAAATCCAGGTCAAGAGCGAAACTCGCACCAACACCAACATCACGCAGCGTTACCTTTCGGTTGCGCACCGCAACAAGCTCGATGCTTTGACCCGCATCCTCGAAGTAACCGAGTTTGAAGCCATGATCATGTTCGTGCGCACCAAGCACGAAACCGAGGAGCTTGCAGAAAAGCTCCGTGCCCGCGGCTTCTCTGCTGCCGCCATCAATGGCGACATTGCGCAGGCCCAGCGTGAGCGCACCGTGGATCAGCTCAAAGATGGCCGCCTGGACATCCTGGTAGCCACCGACGTTGCTGCTCGTGGTTTGGACGTTGAACGCATCACCCATGTGTTTAACTACGACATCCCCAACGACACCGAAAGCTATGTGCACCGCATCGGCCGTACCGGTCGTGCTGGTCGCTCCGGTGAGGCGATCCTGTTTGTTACCCCGCGCGAACGTCGCATGCTGCGCTCCATTGAGCGCGCCACCAACGCGCCGCTGACCGAGATGGATCTGCCGACCGTTGATGAGGTCAACGATTCGCGTAAGTCGAAGTTCGCAGATTCCATCACCGAGTCGCTCGAAGATGCCCAGGTTGCAGTATTCCGCGGCCTGATCAAGCAATACGCCGAAGAACACGACGTTCCTTTGGAAGATATTGCTGCCGCACTGGCCACCCAGGCACGCGCAGGCGATGAGTTTTTGATGAAGGAAGCTCCGCCGGAGCGTCGTCGTGATCGCCGCGAGCGCGACTTCGATCGTGGGGATCGCCGTGAGCGCCGTGGCCGCGACTTTGATCGTGGAGATCGCCGCGACCGTGGAGATCGCGGTAGCCGATTTGAGCGCAGCCAAGACATGCAGCTCTATCGCCTTGCCGTGGGCAAGCGCCAGCATGTGCGGCCCGGTTCCATCGTTGGCGCCTTGGCCAACGAGGGCGGCTTGAGCAATAAAGACTTCGGCCGCATCAGCATCTTTGCCGATCACACCTTGGTGGAGCTGCCAAAGGATATGTCCCGCGATGTGCTGGATAACCTGCGCGATACCCGCATCTCTGGCCAGTTGATCAATATCGAACGCGATAATGGTCGCCCTCCGCGTGAGCACCGCGGTGGCTTTAGAGGCGATCGTGATGATCGCCGTGGTGGTGGACGCGGTGGCTACCGCGGAAACCGTGGAGACCGCGATGATCGCCGTGGCGGTCGCGGCCGCTGGCGCGACTAA
- the galK gene encoding galactokinase, with protein sequence MPRWMETRDDATLANAASTLFRSYFSEDPEGVWAAPGRVNVIGDHVDYAGGISIPFALKANTAIALRRSGQPTYRVVSLAPGQHEASRVEIPINEVGPGSPDNWAGYVVGAIWAAIEAGVIPCAEGLDMAIVSDVPVGSGLSSSAALECSAALGSLELATGRSASEAERTALVDACIRAENEVVGASTGGLDQRASLFGQEGKALVIDFQEGSTTLVPFDLSGHGLALLIADTNAPHALNDGQYASRRGVIDDVTAAMGAQTLREVDNAVVRAASWANAEGRDAEVTCKRVKHVVEETDRTAEAAKALERDDLNTFAKLMRDSHESLRDQYEVVTPELESVFQTVGSRGSRMTGGGFGGSVITIVAEDEVAALAERIAQAAEAQGFPEPSFMVATPGAGARRLV encoded by the coding sequence ATGCCACGCTGGATGGAAACCCGCGACGACGCCACCCTAGCCAACGCCGCAAGCACACTGTTTCGCTCCTACTTCTCCGAAGACCCAGAAGGGGTGTGGGCAGCACCAGGGCGTGTGAATGTGATTGGCGATCACGTTGATTATGCCGGCGGAATCTCCATTCCCTTTGCGCTGAAAGCCAATACCGCCATCGCCCTTCGACGCTCCGGCCAACCCACCTACCGCGTGGTCTCCCTCGCGCCGGGCCAGCATGAGGCCTCGCGTGTAGAGATCCCCATCAACGAGGTAGGCCCTGGCAGCCCCGATAATTGGGCAGGCTATGTGGTGGGAGCCATTTGGGCAGCGATTGAGGCTGGGGTGATTCCTTGCGCCGAAGGCCTCGACATGGCCATCGTGTCTGATGTGCCCGTGGGCTCTGGGCTTTCAAGCTCAGCAGCCCTGGAATGCTCTGCTGCCTTGGGCTCACTGGAATTAGCCACTGGCCGTAGCGCGAGCGAAGCAGAGCGCACCGCCTTAGTAGATGCCTGCATCCGAGCTGAAAATGAGGTGGTGGGTGCCTCGACCGGTGGTTTGGATCAGCGTGCATCGCTGTTTGGCCAAGAAGGCAAAGCACTGGTGATTGACTTCCAAGAAGGCTCAACCACCTTGGTGCCCTTCGATCTTTCAGGCCATGGGCTTGCGCTGTTGATTGCCGATACGAACGCGCCGCACGCGCTTAACGACGGCCAATACGCCTCCAGGCGTGGCGTGATCGACGACGTGACCGCCGCGATGGGTGCGCAGACCTTGCGCGAGGTAGATAACGCCGTGGTTCGCGCTGCCTCATGGGCAAATGCCGAAGGCCGCGATGCTGAGGTGACCTGCAAGCGTGTAAAGCATGTGGTGGAAGAAACGGATCGCACCGCTGAGGCTGCCAAGGCTCTAGAGCGCGATGACTTGAACACCTTTGCAAAGCTCATGCGTGATTCCCATGAATCACTGCGCGATCAATACGAGGTAGTAACTCCCGAGCTGGAATCGGTATTCCAGACGGTAGGCAGCCGTGGTTCGCGCATGACCGGCGGTGGTTTTGGCGGCAGCGTGATCACCATCGTTGCCGAAGACGAGGTAGCGGCCTTGGCTGAACGCATTGCGCAGGCAGCCGAAGCTCAGGGCTTTCCAGAGCCTTCCTTTATGGTGGCAACACCTGGAGCAGGAGCCCGAAGGTTGGTCTAG
- the galT gene encoding galactose-1-phosphate uridylyltransferase yields MHQVAITKAKLADGREIIYFDDREHGDRVLEDPRDLPQANTSSEIRRDPLTGTWVAYASHRMNRTFMPPANENPLAPSKPGELPTEIPSPSYDVVVFENRFPSFTQHMDTEGWEHYVDGDELFPREPALARCEVVCFSEDVQGSFKDLSTERIRTVIEAWAHRTAELSQIPGVAQVFPFENRGEEIGVTLQHPHGQIYSYPFLSPRLKQVVEQAKAHALNQGDNLFDAILQAEINAGSRVIEDAEHFLTFVPAAAKWPVEVMVMPKRHVPDFSQLNPEERDELAGLLKRLYSAFDQFFEGVDKTPYIAGWTQAPVDTELRTYGRLHLQMFSLMRSPHRMKYLAGSESAQGVWINDTTPEAIAKKFKEVW; encoded by the coding sequence ATGCACCAGGTCGCGATCACCAAAGCAAAGCTTGCCGACGGCCGCGAGATTATCTACTTCGACGATCGCGAACATGGCGACCGCGTGCTGGAGGATCCTCGCGACCTACCCCAAGCAAACACATCCTCCGAAATCCGCCGCGACCCCCTCACCGGCACGTGGGTGGCCTACGCCTCGCATCGAATGAACAGAACATTCATGCCACCGGCCAATGAAAACCCCCTGGCACCAAGCAAACCAGGGGAGCTGCCCACCGAAATCCCATCGCCTTCCTACGACGTGGTGGTGTTTGAAAACCGCTTCCCCTCCTTTACCCAACACATGGATACCGAAGGCTGGGAGCACTACGTCGACGGAGATGAGCTTTTCCCACGAGAACCCGCCTTGGCGCGCTGTGAGGTGGTGTGCTTTAGCGAAGACGTGCAGGGATCCTTCAAGGACCTCAGCACCGAACGCATCCGCACCGTGATCGAAGCCTGGGCGCACCGAACCGCTGAACTATCCCAAATCCCTGGGGTGGCACAGGTTTTCCCCTTTGAAAACCGAGGCGAAGAAATCGGCGTGACCCTGCAGCACCCGCATGGTCAGATCTACTCCTACCCATTTTTAAGCCCCCGGCTCAAGCAGGTAGTAGAACAAGCCAAAGCACACGCACTGAACCAGGGCGATAACCTCTTCGATGCAATCCTGCAAGCCGAAATTAATGCCGGCAGCCGCGTGATCGAAGATGCTGAGCACTTCCTTACCTTTGTGCCAGCAGCAGCCAAATGGCCGGTAGAGGTAATGGTGATGCCCAAACGGCATGTGCCAGACTTTAGCCAGCTCAACCCAGAAGAACGCGATGAGCTCGCAGGCTTGCTCAAGCGGCTGTATAGCGCCTTTGATCAATTCTTTGAAGGTGTGGACAAAACCCCCTACATCGCCGGTTGGACCCAAGCCCCGGTGGATACCGAGCTACGCACCTATGGGCGATTGCACTTACAGATGTTCTCACTCATGCGCAGCCCGCACCGCATGAAGTACCTCGCCGGTTCAGAATCAGCCCAAGGTGTGTGGATCAACGACACCACCCCTGAGGCTATAGCCAAGAAGTTCAAGGAGGTGTGGTAA
- a CDS encoding sodium:solute symporter family protein — translation MDTALRLDASWVDYLLVALYFVFVLGIGWAAKARVSSSIDFFLSGRGLPAWVTGLAFISANLGAVEIIGMSANGVQYGFQTMHYFWIGAVPAMVFLGIVMMPFYYGSKVRSVPEFMLRRFGPGAHLVNAISFALAQLLIAGVNLFLLAKIVNALLGWPLWVTLIVAAVIVLSYITLGGLSAAIYNEVLQFFVIIAALLPLTLIGLNRVGGWSGLKEQVADSSHFHTWPGMQISGFDSPVLSVIGITFGLGFVLSFGYWTTNFVEVQRAMASESLSAARKTPIIGAFPKMFIPFLVVLPGMIASVLVAELIGPNPEAAPNDAVLLLMRDLLPNGLLGVAIAGLLASFMAGMAANISAFNTVMSYDIWQTYVVKDREDEYYLRFGRLATVCATVIAVFTALLAKNFGNVMDYLQTLFGFFNAPLFATFILGMFWKRMTPTAGWVGLVSGTLAAIGFWVLSLGQDPVVNLPGQGTAFVAASIAFATDIIISIVVSMATKPKPDSELVGFVRSVTPKESLVDANEAALPWYRRTVPLGVLCMVLVIALNIIFA, via the coding sequence ATGGATACCGCACTGCGGCTCGACGCCAGTTGGGTCGACTATCTATTGGTCGCGTTGTACTTCGTGTTTGTGCTCGGCATTGGCTGGGCTGCGAAGGCACGTGTCTCTTCCTCTATCGACTTCTTCCTCTCCGGCCGTGGCCTGCCCGCGTGGGTGACGGGCTTGGCGTTTATTTCCGCCAACTTAGGTGCGGTGGAAATCATCGGCATGTCTGCCAATGGTGTGCAATATGGCTTCCAAACCATGCACTACTTCTGGATCGGCGCGGTGCCGGCGATGGTGTTCTTGGGCATTGTGATGATGCCCTTCTACTACGGCTCCAAGGTTCGTTCGGTGCCGGAATTCATGCTGCGGCGCTTCGGCCCGGGTGCGCACCTGGTTAACGCCATCTCTTTCGCCCTGGCGCAGTTGCTCATCGCTGGCGTGAACCTCTTCCTGCTGGCAAAGATCGTCAACGCTTTGCTGGGCTGGCCGCTGTGGGTCACCTTGATCGTGGCCGCTGTGATCGTGCTTTCGTACATCACCTTGGGTGGTCTTTCGGCCGCCATCTATAACGAGGTGCTGCAGTTCTTCGTCATCATCGCAGCGCTGCTGCCGCTGACCCTGATCGGCTTGAACCGCGTTGGTGGCTGGTCTGGTTTGAAGGAGCAAGTGGCTGATTCCTCGCACTTCCACACCTGGCCGGGCATGCAGATCTCCGGTTTTGATTCCCCGGTGCTCTCTGTAATCGGCATTACCTTCGGTCTTGGCTTCGTGCTCTCCTTTGGTTATTGGACCACCAACTTCGTTGAGGTTCAGCGCGCCATGGCCTCCGAGTCGCTGTCTGCGGCTCGTAAGACGCCGATCATCGGTGCCTTCCCCAAGATGTTCATTCCCTTCCTGGTGGTCCTGCCCGGCATGATCGCCTCGGTGCTCGTGGCTGAGCTCATTGGTCCTAACCCCGAGGCCGCGCCGAATGATGCGGTGCTGCTGTTGATGCGCGACTTGCTGCCTAATGGTCTGCTCGGTGTGGCAATTGCTGGTTTGCTGGCCTCCTTCATGGCCGGTATGGCTGCCAATATCTCCGCCTTTAACACGGTGATGAGCTACGACATTTGGCAAACCTATGTGGTCAAGGATCGTGAAGACGAGTACTACCTGCGCTTCGGCCGCCTAGCCACCGTGTGTGCCACCGTGATTGCCGTGTTCACTGCGCTTTTGGCCAAGAACTTCGGCAACGTGATGGATTACCTGCAAACGCTCTTCGGCTTCTTTAACGCCCCGCTGTTTGCCACCTTCATTCTGGGTATGTTCTGGAAGCGCATGACACCCACCGCCGGTTGGGTGGGCTTGGTATCCGGTACTCTCGCCGCCATCGGCTTCTGGGTGCTCTCACTTGGTCAAGACCCGGTGGTGAACCTTCCTGGCCAAGGTACTGCCTTCGTTGCAGCCTCCATCGCTTTTGCCACCGACATCATCATCTCCATCGTGGTGTCCATGGCCACGAAGCCCAAGCCCGATAGTGAGCTTGTCGGCTTTGTCCGCTCGGTTACTCCCAAGGAATCGCTTGTCGACGCAAACGAGGCCGCCCTTCCTTGGTACCGCCGTACCGTTCCCCTTGGCGTGCTGTGCATGGTGCTCGTCATCGCCTTGAACATCATCTTCGCCTAA
- a CDS encoding aldose 1-epimerase family protein — protein MEPAKTSLIELNFGDYHAEVNLLGGGLKALTYRGYPLVETYEDPSDPPLAAGLILAPWPNRVEDGQFSFEGQSYQLEISEPDRNNAIHGLVHNLIWSVVQRDTDSVVLRTEIPQSPGWPWQIELQVRYSLSEDGLELYAKAEAKESVAPFAFGWHSYLNCFGEPTDALQLEINVDEQLPLDSKRNLPSGSLTRSPIVSDLQAGVGLSGLVFDDCFTAPGGVNARLTGEHGAVMMRCSSNLGWAQIFTPDESLGVTYPGRGRAVAIEPMSAPPNALHDDVDVEKLLPGSPIEYRINISAA, from the coding sequence GTGGAACCTGCAAAAACGAGCCTGATTGAGCTTAACTTTGGGGATTACCACGCGGAGGTGAATCTTCTCGGAGGGGGACTTAAAGCTCTCACCTATCGTGGCTATCCACTCGTAGAAACGTATGAAGATCCCTCTGATCCTCCTCTCGCAGCAGGATTGATATTGGCACCTTGGCCAAACCGTGTGGAAGATGGCCAATTCTCTTTCGAAGGGCAGTCCTATCAGCTCGAGATTTCCGAACCTGATCGAAACAACGCCATCCATGGGCTCGTTCATAACCTCATCTGGTCGGTAGTCCAGCGTGACACTGATTCGGTTGTGCTGCGTACCGAAATCCCTCAAAGCCCTGGGTGGCCGTGGCAAATCGAGCTGCAGGTCAGGTATTCGCTCAGCGAGGATGGGTTGGAGCTCTACGCAAAGGCGGAAGCGAAAGAGTCAGTTGCTCCCTTCGCCTTTGGATGGCATAGCTACCTGAATTGCTTTGGTGAACCAACCGATGCGCTGCAGCTTGAAATCAATGTGGATGAACAACTGCCTCTTGATAGCAAGCGGAATCTCCCCAGCGGATCCCTCACCCGCAGCCCTATAGTTTCAGATCTTCAAGCAGGAGTCGGGCTTAGCGGGCTGGTATTTGATGATTGCTTCACCGCTCCTGGTGGAGTGAACGCACGTCTGACTGGCGAACATGGCGCGGTGATGATGCGGTGCAGTTCCAACCTAGGGTGGGCTCAAATCTTCACCCCGGATGAATCTCTCGGAGTGACGTACCCGGGTCGGGGAAGGGCAGTGGCAATCGAGCCTATGTCCGCGCCGCCGAACGCTTTACATGATGACGTAGACGTCGAAAAGCTCTTGCCGGGTTCGCCAATCGAATACCGAATTAACATAAGCGCGGCCTGA